In the genome of Triticum urartu cultivar G1812 chromosome 5, Tu2.1, whole genome shotgun sequence, one region contains:
- the LOC125509228 gene encoding protein FAR1-RELATED SEQUENCE 5-like isoform X1, whose protein sequence is MMEPQGVELEDDSINFWASLGVSTHVHGVDQMALHSVHILDHQGQSLPPAVVSHPESVCKELFPVEADPCLEPRVGMEFESGEAAKTFYIAYAGRVGFSVRIARSRKSKCSESIIMLRFVCSKEGFSKEKRVVEGKKTRKRLASIREGCNAMLEVLRRGDNKWVATKLVKEHNHEVGMPSTVHYIATESDTMVDPYIDMEFESLESAKTFYYSYAIRAGFEVRVRQSRKSQDESLKMLKLVCSRHRYHSGRENNGDDTKRDPSRDGCNALFEIIRKDKGVWRVSKLILEHSHELNPAPASSVCCVRSQGEVLVIAKNFADTRNLLLNGQDSQPHREIRYNDLGPEDAQSLLEYLKKVQAEDPAFFYAVQLDKHEDTVNIFWADASARMAYYHFGDAVRFETAYRSNKEHIPIVIFSGVNHHVQPVIFGCALLVDESEESFVWLFEKWLEAMHVRPPVSFVTELNQEMAAAAAKVLPDTCHIFCEKHILGTVKEELHSIYPGLDHFITDLRKCIDGCRIEESFESCWESVLIKHGFRNNEHLQSLYDIRERWAPAYTKQSFHARNLLAQSCQNLEKIIDTYFSSKTQLVVAVQQLEQAICNFHAKEAQVDYLTMFQPPALRTASPVEKQAGLVFSRKVFDIFQEQFAESFGYHAERLEDRMLHKYRLTVDDGDEEAHIVSFSPDQSTVCCSCCLFESCGILCRHALRVFIIEGVRFLPKAYVLKRWTKHAKSTVTLDNYIELRGYCEDPSTSRYNDLCYDANKCAKEGSTSTERYKIAKEALCKALDEIMPTRNIREQNSQNCTTSLRSPVKKLGTSKGTSGKSIKRPAFKNSLVESKWQ, encoded by the coding sequence ATGATGGAGCCCCAGGGAGTGGAACTCGAGGATGACAGCATCAATTTCTGGGCCTCCCTCGGCGTGAGCACCCATGTCCATGGCGTCGACCAGATGGCGCTCCACAGTGTGCACATTCTTGACCACCAAGGACAATCGCTGCCACCGGCAGTGGTCTCACACCCAGAGTCTGTCTGTAAGGAGTTGTTCCCTGTTGAAGCCGACCCCTGCCTTGAGCCCCGGGTGGGGATGGAATTCGAGTCGGGCGAGGCTGCCAAGACCTTCTATATTGCTTATGCTGGCCGTGTTGGGTTTTCGGTCCGCATCGCTCGGTCCCGTAAGTCCAAGTGTAGTGAGTCCATCATCATGCTAAGGTTTGTTTGCTCAAAGGAAGGGTTCAGCAAGGAGAAGCGTGTTGTTGAAGGGAAGAAGACAAGGAAGAGGCTAGCCTCCATCAGGGAAGGCTGCAATGCCATGCTTGAGGTTCTCCGCAGAGGCGACAACAAGTGGGTTGCCACCAAGCTTGTTAAGGAGCATAACCATGAGGTTGGGATGCCCAGCACAGTGCACTATATAGCCACTGAGAGCGATACTATGGTTGACCCATACATTGACATGGAGTTTGAATCCCTTGAGTCTGCCAAGACATTCTACTACTCGTATGCTATCCGTGCAGGATTTGAAGTTCGCGTGCGCCAGTCTCGGAAATCACAAGATGAGTCACTCAAGATGCTGAAGCTTGTGTGCTCAAGGCACCGCTACCATTCAGGACGGGAGAACAATGGAGACGATACCAAGAGAGATCCCTCCAGAGACGGTTGTAATGCACTGTTTGAGATAATTCGGAAGGACAAAGGTGTCTGGAGGGTCTCCAAACTCATCCTAGAGCACAGTCATGAGCTGAACCCTGCACCAGCAAGCAGCGTTTGTTGTGTCCGCTCACAAGGTGAGGTACTTGTCATTGCAAAGAACTTTGCTGACACACGGAATCTTCTATTGAATGGCCAAGATTCTCAGCCTCATAGAGAGATCCGGTACAATGATCTAGGGCCAGAGGATGCTCAAAGCCTACTTGAATATCTTAAAAAGGTACAGGCTGAGGACCCTGCATTTTTCTATGCTGTGCAGCTTGACAAGCATGAGGACACGGTCAATATCTTCTGGGCTGATGCGAGCGCTAGGATGGCTTATTACCATTTTGGTGACGCTGTTAGGTTTGAGACAGCATACAGGAGCAACAAGGAGCATATACCCATTGTCATATTTTCAGGTGTCAATCATCATGTGCAGCCTGTTATTTTTGGCTGTGCACTACTTGTTGATGAATCTGAAGAATCATTTGTATGGTTATTTGAAAAATGGCTTGAAGCAATGCATGTGAGGCCTCCTGTTTCTTTCGTAACAGAGCTGAACCAAGAGATGGCAGCTGCAGCTGCCAAGGTATTACCTGACACCTGTCATATTTTCTGTGAAAAGCATATATTAGGTACTGTCAAGGAGGAGTTGCATAGTATTTATCCAGGACTAGACCATTTCATAACTGATCTGAGAAAGTGCATTGATGGATGCAGAATAGAAGAATCATTTGAATCATGTTGGGAATCAGTTCTCATAAAACATGGCTTTAGAAATAATGAACATTTACAGTCTCTTTATGATATTCGTGAACGATGGGCCCCTGCATACACAAAGCAATCATTTCATGCCAGAAACCTGCTTGCACAAAGCTGTCAAAATCTTGAAAAGATTATAGATACATACTTCTCGTCCAAGACCCAGTTAGTGGTGGCTGTGCAGCAACTTGAACAAGCTATTTGTAATTTCCATGCGAAAGAAGCCCAGGTGGATTATCTGACAATGTTTCAACCACCAGCACTGAGGACTGCTTCACCAGTGGAGAAACAAGCAGGTTTAGTATTTTCTAGGAAAGTGTTTGATATATTTCAGGAACAATTTGCGGAGTCCTTTGGGTACCATGCAGAGAGGCTCGAGGATAGGATGCTACACAAGTACCGCCTGACAGTAGATGATGGTGACGAGGAGGCACATATCGTCTCTTTCAGTCCAGATCAAAGTACAGTGTGCTGTAGTTGTTGCTTATTCGAGAGCTGTGGAATCTTGTGCAGGCATGCTCTTCGAGTTTTCATCATCGAAGGAGTGCGTTTCCTTCCAAAGGCCTATGTCTTGAAACGCTGGACAAAGCATGCAAAAAGTACTGTCACCCTGGATAACTACATTGAACTAAGGGGATACTGTGAGGACCCTTCGACTTCAAGGTACAATGATCTTTGCTATGATGCAAACAAATGTGCAAAAGAGGGCTCAACATCCACCGAGCGCTATAAAATTGCTAAAGAGGCACTGTGCAAGGCTCTTGATGAAATAATGCCTACAAGGAATATTAGAGAGCAAAATTCACAAAACTGTACAACATCATTAAGAAGTCCAGTCAAGAAACTTGGGACATCTAAAGGTACCTCTGGCAAGAGCATAAAGAGGCCAGCATTCAAAAATTCCCTTGTGGAGAGCAAATGGCAGTAG
- the LOC125509228 gene encoding protein FAR1-RELATED SEQUENCE 7-like isoform X2 produces the protein MMEPQGVELEDDSINFWASLGVSTHVHGVDQMALHSVHILDHQGQSLPPAVVSHPESVCKELFPVEADPCLEPRVGMEFESGEAAKTFYIAYAGRVGFSVRIARSRKSKCSESIIMLRFVCSKEGFSKEKRVVEGKKTRKRLASIREGCNAMLEVLRRGDNKWVATKLVKEHNHEVGMPSTVHYIATESDTMVDPYIDMEFESLESAKTFYYSYAIRAGFEVRVRQSRKSQDESLKMLKLVCSRHRYHSGRENNGDDTKRDPSRDGCNALFEIIRKDKGVWRVSKLILEHSHELNPAPASSVCCVRSQGEVLVIAKNFADTRNLLLNGQDSQPHREIRYNDLGPEDAQSLLEYLKKVQAEDPAFFYAVQLDKHEDTVNIFWADASARMAYYHFGDAVRFETAYRSNKEHIPIVIFSGVNHHVQPVIFGCALLVDESEESFVWLFEKWLEAMHVRPPVSFVTELNQEMAAAAAKNRRII, from the exons ATGATGGAGCCCCAGGGAGTGGAACTCGAGGATGACAGCATCAATTTCTGGGCCTCCCTCGGCGTGAGCACCCATGTCCATGGCGTCGACCAGATGGCGCTCCACAGTGTGCACATTCTTGACCACCAAGGACAATCGCTGCCACCGGCAGTGGTCTCACACCCAGAGTCTGTCTGTAAGGAGTTGTTCCCTGTTGAAGCCGACCCCTGCCTTGAGCCCCGGGTGGGGATGGAATTCGAGTCGGGCGAGGCTGCCAAGACCTTCTATATTGCTTATGCTGGCCGTGTTGGGTTTTCGGTCCGCATCGCTCGGTCCCGTAAGTCCAAGTGTAGTGAGTCCATCATCATGCTAAGGTTTGTTTGCTCAAAGGAAGGGTTCAGCAAGGAGAAGCGTGTTGTTGAAGGGAAGAAGACAAGGAAGAGGCTAGCCTCCATCAGGGAAGGCTGCAATGCCATGCTTGAGGTTCTCCGCAGAGGCGACAACAAGTGGGTTGCCACCAAGCTTGTTAAGGAGCATAACCATGAGGTTGGGATGCCCAGCACAGTGCACTATATAGCCACTGAGAGCGATACTATGGTTGACCCATACATTGACATGGAGTTTGAATCCCTTGAGTCTGCCAAGACATTCTACTACTCGTATGCTATCCGTGCAGGATTTGAAGTTCGCGTGCGCCAGTCTCGGAAATCACAAGATGAGTCACTCAAGATGCTGAAGCTTGTGTGCTCAAGGCACCGCTACCATTCAGGACGGGAGAACAATGGAGACGATACCAAGAGAGATCCCTCCAGAGACGGTTGTAATGCACTGTTTGAGATAATTCGGAAGGACAAAGGTGTCTGGAGGGTCTCCAAACTCATCCTAGAGCACAGTCATGAGCTGAACCCTGCACCAGCAAGCAGCGTTTGTTGTGTCCGCTCACAAGGTGAGGTACTTGTCATTGCAAAGAACTTTGCTGACACACGGAATCTTCTATTGAATGGCCAAGATTCTCAGCCTCATAGAGAGATCCGGTACAATGATCTAGGGCCAGAGGATGCTCAAAGCCTACTTGAATATCTTAAAAAGGTACAGGCTGAGGACCCTGCATTTTTCTATGCTGTGCAGCTTGACAAGCATGAGGACACGGTCAATATCTTCTGGGCTGATGCGAGCGCTAGGATGGCTTATTACCATTTTGGTGACGCTGTTAGGTTTGAGACAGCATACAGGAGCAACAAGGAGCATATACCCATTGTCATATTTTCAGGTGTCAATCATCATGTGCAGCCTGTTATTTTTGGCTGTGCACTACTTGTTGATGAATCTGAAGAATCATTTGTATGGTTATTTGAAAAATGGCTTGAAGCAATGCATGTGAGGCCTCCTGTTTCTTTCGTAACAGAGCTGAACCAAGAGATGGCAGCTGCAGCTGCCAAG AATAGAAGAATCATTTGA